The DNA sequence CCCCCGAAGGGGGCGGGCATGGGTCCGGTGAAACTATAAAAGCGTTCTCCCTAAAACGGTTGCGGAACGTTGCAGGAAGTTTACTGAGCCTCCATTCGAGCCAATTCCCGGGGATGCTGACCGAAGCAGCTCCCCGCGATGAGAGGGCCTCTCAGGGACCTCTTCGATCGACCCTCGCTGAAGCACCTCAAGGATCAGATTCGACGGAAGACTATCTCAGGACCTCCTCCTGCGCTCCCTCTCCTCCACTAGCTCGAAGGAGTCGCTGGCGCCCACCTCCCTCTCCATCGCCCTAATGATGTTCGATGCCGCCCTCTTCACCATCTTCGGATCCCTGGACCTTATCGAGATGACGTACTTAGGCGCGCCAGCTGCGTAGGCATCCACCTCAGCCTCCCTCGCGGCCTCAACCCCCCTCATCAGGATCCTCCTCACCCTCTCAACCCCGTCGCTCGCGTAGCTCACAACCCTGACCACAAGGTCCTTGATGTAGACGGGTGGCCTCAGCTGGTTCTCTGCTATCACCCTCAGCTCCTCCGCGAGCCTCACATCGATCCCCGCCTCAGTAAGCACGGATGGGCCCTCGTATATGAGATCCTCCAGCGCGTCCAGCGGGTTCCTGTATCGCTCGTAGAGCCTCTCCAGGGCCTCCCTTGCGGCCGCATCAGGATCCCCGTAGCCTACTCTCTGTGCCGCTACCCTGAGGAGCGAGAGGACCCTGTTCCTCTCCTTCCACTCCTCCAGCTTCTCCCTCCTCTCGCTTGCGCTGACGTACCTTAGGGAGAGGTCGACCTGCCCCAGCCTCCTGTCCGCCCTTATGACCCTCCCGACTACCTTATCCCCCTCCTTCACGAAGTCCCTTATGTCCTTTATCCTCCCGGAGGCCACGTGGCTCCTGGGTATGTAAGCCTCCATGCCGCCGTACTCATCCAGGCTCACCACGACGCCATGATCCTCGACCACCTTCACCGTTGCCACTACGAGATCGTTCCTCTTTGGGAATGCCTGGACCCCCAATTCACCACCCGGGGGCTCATACCCATCCCCTATATAACGCTGACCATCATGCGATCAGTCGCTGCCATGCCGAGCCTTTCAGCTGGCCGCTGGGGGATTGTCTTGACGCTGCATCTAGACACACTCTAAGCATAGAATGTGCAGAATGCGCAACGAGGAAAAATGCGCGATGACGAATTAAAAACGAATATATAATAATTTTTGGGGAAACATCCCGAGGCACCGCTCATAGAATCGCCGCGGTTTTCTCGGTTGCTTAGGGCTAATTTTCCACCTTGGATCTGGTTATCCTCAGGAGATGCTCAGGGAAGAAGGAAGGTAACTGGGATGCAGGAGGAAAAAACCTGGGAAAAAACTGAGGAAAGATGACTCCGCGATATGGGAAATAATATTTCTATAAATATGATCTGTATACAAAAAACTCATGATATAAGGCACAACAAAAATATTATAATATGTAAGGTCGAAAAGTGAAGATAAATTATTTCCATTTCTTTGCCTAATGCCGTTGAATCAGCGCCTGAGGGACTCGGCTGGAGAAGCCATGCAGCATGCATGGACCCTTCACACCCCAAGGCCTATATAGGGTTGCCGCTGACCATTTAGGCTGAACCCTTGAGGTACAGGGAGCTCATCAGGGAGGTCCTGCT is a window from the Candidatus Korarchaeota archaeon NZ13-K genome containing:
- a CDS encoding S1 RNA-binding domain-containing protein; the encoded protein is MGVQAFPKRNDLVVATVKVVEDHGVVVSLDEYGGMEAYIPRSHVASGRIKDIRDFVKEGDKVVGRVIRADRRLGQVDLSLRYVSASERREKLEEWKERNRVLSLLRVAAQRVGYGDPDAAAREALERLYERYRNPLDALEDLIYEGPSVLTEAGIDVRLAEELRVIAENQLRPPVYIKDLVVRVVSYASDGVERVRRILMRGVEAAREAEVDAYAAGAPKYVISIRSRDPKMVKRAASNIIRAMEREVGASDSFELVEERERRRRS